CTTAGTGATGGTATGATTAGTCGTAGTAGTAATGCTACAAAGAAGAATGCAAGTAAAAATACATATGGACTGTATAGTAATGGCTCAAGCAGTGGTATCAAGATTGAAGCAATCCATTCGTCAACTTCTACACTTGCAAGGGTTGGTGAAATACCAAGAATAATTGACACCAAGAACCATAGATGAAATGGTACTTTGCTTATAAATTCGGGTGGTTCTAAAACATTAAACACTAGAATTGCTACCATTGCACCGATTGCAACCATTGCTTCATCTAGTCCTGTAACTATACCTGACAGCCAGGCCAAAACTGTTACAAGGGCAATTATTGCAGCTGTTTTTTCCTTTTTACCCATTGGTCCCATTTCTTTCAGTTGTTCTTCAACGTATTCTTTAGAAACTTCTGCCTTTGAATCCGGTGAATACATCTTGTTAAGAAGGGGTACCATCGCTGCAAACAAGATAATCACTAGAGGCAGTGCATATAATGTCCACAGTGCCCATGGCACATCAGCCTGAACATGTTCTGGAAGCATACCGTAGATAGCAACCTGAGAACCGCAAGCAGTCAAGAAAGCTACGTTTCCAAGTACACTTGCTCCTGTATAGGCGCTCATACCAAGGCCTGTACTTTCTTTGGATTGATCTGCAAAACCAAAGGCCTTTGAGATACCCATAGTAGGAAGTGTAATAACGGTATTTCTTGGCGCTGATGATGGAACAGCAGCACTTAAGAATATACCACCGATTACAAGGGCTAAAGATTGTCCAAAATAGTTACCCGGCAGTACCTTCAACATCCATAATGCAAGCCGCTGGGCAAAGTTAGTCACCCTAAGCGCAGTAGCTAGTGTTAAAGCAGCAATTGTTAACCAACCTACTGGGCTAGAAAATCCATCAAATGCTGTGCCAATCGGTATATCTGCAACTGCAACGAATAAAAAGGCCATTAGTAAAAGCGAGATCCACTCAGGAAAAACATCTAAAGCCATGAATATGATTGCACCGGCAAAAATACCAAGAACAAGCATACCCTGTTGGTCAAGGCCTTCTGGTGGTGGTAAAAATGCAATTATTAGTCCGATAATTACACCGATGGCACCAAAAGTCATTCTTTTTTGCTTTTCGTCCATAGACTTTAACTCTCCTTTCAGTTTGAAATATTACAAAATATTAAAAATCAATGTATAAACAGGTACCTGTATATACAAGCATACAGCAGGTTTGGTTATTTGTCAAGAAAGACACTAAGTTAATTATATAGGGGAATAACGTGTTTTCAATATTTTATTTGGTGATTACAGTTGTAATAGTTAAAATAAATGTTGCGTAAATGTATATACAAGTTTCCAGCTATAAGTTATAATACTGATGTATGCTTGTCTATACTAAAACACTGCTTACTACATCTTACATGTCCGAAAATTCTAAAGGTGGTGAAAAAGATAAATGATTGAAAAAGGAGTAGGTTTTAAAAACACTTTAAGGGATTTAAAAAATGATTTTGATAGGCATAATTTAGGAGCAGGTATTGTAGCTGCTATATTTGGGCTTAGTGCAGGTGTGGTTCATATCAGTGCTGCAAACTCGGTAGGTCTGCCGTCGGATTTTACAATGATATGGGTTACTGCCCTTTATTTTATCAACGGACTATTCGGTGTATTAGTTGCATCATACTACAGACAACCCTTGCCTATGGCTAACTCATTCCCAGGAGTGTTTCTCTTTGTTGCTTTTGTTGCCAATGCAGGTCTTGCACCAACTTTGGGCGGGACACTGGTAGCTGGATTTTTAGCATTTTTGATTGGATTTTCTGGGGCTATGGGTAAGATAATGCGTTTTACACCTACGCCAATTGTTATGGGAATGATAAGCGGTATACTTTTAAGCTTTGGACTAGACCTTGTGACACCTTTGGAGGATTCTTTTTTACCAGCAGCTTTAATGATAGGAACTTATCTATTGATACAAAGATTTTATCCAAAATTCCCTGCTATAGTCGGGGCACTAATTACCGGAGTTATTTATATGTTTATAGTTGGTGTTGATTTTACAGGAGTTAGCTTGATGACTAACTACCCTAGATTCAGTGTACCTGAGTTTGATATATCAGTTATTCTGTCATACGGTATTCCTTTAACAATAATTCTTGTAGGTGTTGAAACCCCTGCAGGTGTTGGGCTTTTAAAGGCTGCAGGTTACAAAAAATCCCCCGCCAATGGGATCACTGCAGCAAATGGTATCGGCACAATGGTATCGGCATTTTTCAATCTTCATAACACCTGTATAGCAGCACCGATGACAGCGATAACATCATCACCTGAAGCAGGTAAACTTGATAAACGCTGGGTTTCTGCTGTTCTTGTCGGTTTGATCTGGATGGCAGCTGCACCTTTCTATGGAAGTTTGGTTACACTATTTGAGATCATGCCTCCATTTTTCATCAATATAATTGCGGGACTAGCACTTCTCAAAGTCCTTGTAAGTACTTTTGGCAATGCTTTTGGCACAGGAGGCCATACAATCGGAGCTTTGTTTGCCTTCTTGATCGCCGCTTCAGAGATAGAGCTGTTAAACATCGGAGCACCTTTATGGTCTCTTGTTATTGGTATTTTGGTATCATTAATCCTTGAAACTAAAGATTTTGACTTTAACTTCGCTGATGCGTAAGGGGTAAGCAGGGGGACGGTTCTCCTGCTTACCCCTGCTTACCCCTTACGTGTAATATTAAGATAAATATTTTGAAACTCTAAGGAATGATAGGAAGTGCATAAAAAGAAACAGGAGCAGGAGAACCGTCCCCACTGTTTCCCACTGCTTCCACTGCTTCCTGCTTCTAAAGGAGGGAAAAGAAATGAATGATTATGAAAAAAGGCTTGCACGCTACCAGGCGACCTGCAGGTTAGAAACTCCAGACAGACTCCCAATAGGGGCAACAGGTTCTAATTATTATGCCGAAATTTATGCTGGGTATTCCAAGCAGGAAACAATCTACGAAAGCGATAAGTTAATCGATGCCCAGGTTAAGTTTTGCGAAGATTTCCCCGAGGTAGATGTACTTAGAGCAGGCGGTAGAGTTTGGGGACCTCTACTTGATTCAGTAGGAGCTAATTTTTACAAGCTTCCAGGCAAAGAACTCTCCCCCAATACTCAATTCCAGTACATTGAAGAGGAGAGAATGAAGGCTGATGAGTACGATTTTTTCATGGATAATCCTGTAGAGTTTTTCATGGACAGGATTCTTCCAAGAACCCTGGATGATTATGACAGAAGCGGTTCTACAAGGAGCTACATAACTTTCTTGAAGGGCGGAATGGCCTTCATGGATAAGTTAAAGTTAAATGCACAAATAGCCCAAACCCTTGAAAACAAATGCGGTATGCCACAGCCTTTTAAAGGCGGTTTTTTGGCGCCGTTTGATTTTTTGGCCGATGGTCTTAGAGGGCTTAATGGCATTATGATGGACCTATTTCGCCGTCCCGACAAGGTAAAAGAAGCTTGTGACTGGCTTGTCCCCCAGACGGTTAGGACAGCTCTTATGGGTGCAGATCCAGAAAGAAAATTTCCTATCTTTGTTCCCCTTCATCGGGGCAATACTCCTTTTTTATCGCCTAAGCAGTTTGAGAACTTTTACTGGCCAAGTCTAAAAAAGACACTTCAAATACTTATTGATGCAGGCTATCAGGTAAGATGTTATCTAGAGGGAGATTGGAGCTATAACTGGCATCATTTCAGAGAACTTCCCAAAGGAAGTGTCATCTGCGACATTGATAATCAAGGTGATATCTTCAAAGCTTATAAGGACCTTGGCGGCCATCAGTGTATTGCCGGAGGAGTCCATGACAACATTTTCATACTAAGCTCTCCCGAGGAGGTCAAAGAAAAGGTCAAAACCCTCTGTGAAAAGATTGGTCAAGATGGAGGGCTTCTTATCACAGGTGGCTGTGCTTTTCCTTATGATACAAAACCCGAAAACTTCAAGGCTTATATAGATACAATGAAAGCTTATGCTACTATAGATGAGAACAAAAAGTTAGAAGTAAAATCTCCCGCCCCGCCGTCAAAGGATATTAAATCCATCCTTGCAGATTACGGCTATACTAATCTTGACAAAACCGTCATCACACCCTGGGAAGTAAAGAAAGAAGAGATAGGAGACATCCTTGGTGATGAAGAACCTATCAAAAACGCCTGGGAGAAGTATGAGACGATTGCATACCACTGGCTTTGGAGCTGGACCTGGTGATAAAATGAGTTCAAAAAAACATAGTATGAAAGGTTGATAGATCATGGAGGTTGAAACTAACAAAAATAATAAAGCAAAAGTCTATATAGTGCCTATGGAAATCGAAGTAGAGATCAACAAAGGAAAAACCATCATTGAAGCCTTAGACAAGGCGGGAGTAATGGTTGAGGCTACCTGCGGCAGAAAAGGCACCTGCGGTAAGTGCCGAGTCAAAATATTAAGCCCTCCTCCTACGATAACCCAGCAATTCAACCCGGCAGAGAAAAAGCATCTCACAGACAAAGAACTAGAAGAGGGCATAACTCTATCATGCATTAGAAAAGTTCAGGAAGATATGATAATAGAAGTTAAGGATACTATAGATGACAAGGATAACAAAAACAAGACTACCTCAAACAAAATAAATAACAAGTTAAAAAACCAAATAAAAAAAGAAGTCCAGCACGATCTAGAGATACAAAGGCTTAAAAATCTAGAGCTTGACAGCAATATCCAAAAGCTAAAGGTTAAATTAAGTGATACAAATGGCCTGCTTGAACTAGAGTCTAAAGAAATTAATTCGTCAGAGTTTGACAGGATAGTTGAACCTCTAAGAGAAAGGGCTGACCTAAAAGCTGACATAGATGTGGGTTATATTGGGCTTGATGTTTTACAAAAACTACCCGAGACTATATTTACTGAGGATGAAATTACTGCAGTCATAAACACAGAAAATAACAATAGGGTGATAAATTTTGAAAAAGGTGATACCACAGGAAAAAAATATGGTATAGTAATAGATATTGGTACAACCGGGGTTAAAGGATACCTTGCTGATCTGAACAAAAAAGAAATTCTCTCGTACGACTCTATGCTAAACTTCCAGGTAACATACGGCGGAGATATTATTTCAAGGCTTAATTATGCCGTAGAAAACAAGGAAAATTCCAAAACCCTACAAGACCTTGTTTTAAAATCTATCAACAAAGTATTAGATAGGTTGATTCATATTAGTGGTGTAAACAAAGAATATATATACGAGACTGTTGTTGTTGGTAACACAACTATGCTTCATTTGTTTTTGGACATTGTGCCGACCCACACTAATTCTCTGGTCTATAAACCTATTATCAAACATCAGGTTATATTGAATTCAAGAGAAGTCGGACTAAATATACTACCCTCCCATTCAAGTATTATTGTCCTTCCTTCAATATCTGCAACTGTTGGGGCAGATGCTTTAGCAGTTACTATGACTTTATTGATGGACAAGAATGGTCTTAGAAAAGCAGGAAAATGGGCTATCATAGATATTGGTACAAACGGGGAGATAATAATTTTTGATAACGAAAAAATCATCACATGTTCAACCGCTGCAGGGCCTGCATTTGAAGGAGGTAAGATAAAACATGGTATGAGGGTCAAAGAAGGTGCAATTAGAGAAGTAAAGATTAATAAAAATGCTAATAGCAAAACTAATGCCTTAAAATTAGATGTCATAGGTGAATCTGACCCTGTTGGAATATCTGGTACGGGGATAGTCTCTGCAATTTCCGAGTTTTTGATAAACGGTATTGTAGAAAAAAACGCTAGAATAAAAAATCCTGAAGAATGGCCGACTAAAATAAGAAAGCTTTTGGAAGATAGATATGTAAATAATAATGGGGAGGTTTCCTTCGTTCTAAGTATTTCCCCGGAAATCACTATCACTCAACAGGATATCATTGAGATACAGCTTGCTAAAGGGGCAATTAATGCTGGAATAATGACAGCATTAAAGGAAAGGGATATATCTATAGAGGATTTGGATGGAATCTATGTAGCAGGTGCCCTTGGCAGTCACATTGACAGAGAATATCTTATAAACACCGGCATCCTCCCCCCTGTTGACATAGAAAAAATAATACCCATTGGCAATGCAGCAGGAGAAGGAGGGCTTTTGTTTCTTAATTCAAGAAATGAAAGAAAACTTGCGTACAATCTGGCAAATGAAATTGAAGCTATAAACCTTGCTATACACCAAGGGTTCAAAAAAACTTTTTCTAGATCACTCTACTTCCCTACTACCTAAGAGCAATGCCTTTGCTAGCTCTATTTTTTCTGTAGTTTTCATAGTATTTACATTTTAAGCATTTAAATTTTACAGAGTTATATATATAATATTCTATATGAGAGAGTACTTCATAGGTATTCTTATGCTGATGATCTTAGCTAATATTGGAGGCATTTATATTGCAGTCTTTAGGAGAAAGGGTAGAAGTAGTTGATGCTGTTAGGGGATTTGCCCTGCTTGGAGTATTAATAGCTAATGTCGGGGTGTTTACGCATAATATAGGAGATATTAACAGCTATGCTGTGAGTTTTTATGAGATTTTCGTCTTAAATAATTTCTATGTTATTTTTTCTATGCTCTTTGGGCTTAGCTTTTATATTTTTATGGCCAAGCCAAAAAATTCTAAAGTCACTTTTTTACGCAGGGTGACTATTTTGCTTTTTTTCGGGTTTATACACCTGACTTTTTTCTGGCATATTGATATTCTTCATGCTTACGCAATAACGGCTTATTTACTGATATTTTTTTACGATATGGATCTTAAAAGTATTAAATTTTGGATTGTAGGATTATTTTTTGTGGACATGTTTTTTGAAGCCTATCTATCATCAGAGATCCTTACCAACTATCTGCTGCAGCCAACATCATCATCTCTAATAGACACTTACTACACTGCAACCTACGCCGAGAACCTGTCTATAACATTTGAGAACCTTTCAAATGTACTGGCAAACACTGTTGTAGAAGTACCTCATTATCTGTTTTTATTCTTAATTGGTCTTTATATCGGAAAATCAGGTATCTATGCCAAAACCAGCGAAAGGTTTGATGATATATACAGAACATCTATCTACAGCCTCATTGTAGTTTTATTATCTTCCCTTTCATGGGGAGTTCTAGCTATTAATGAAACTACTGATGAATACCTTGTTGATCCTGCAACAAATATATTTAACCTTGCTCTTGGCATATTTTATGTAACTTTTATAGTTATCCTTTATCAACAGTACAGTCAAAGTTATATTTTTGACAGGTTTAGGGCTGTTGGTAAGATGACTTTGACAAATTACCTTTCCCACAGTGTTATATATCTAATTTTATTTTATGATTTTAACCTTGGGCTTCATAATGAGTTTCCTAAGTTATTAGTGCCTTTAATTGCCCTGCCAATTTTCTTTTTACAGGCGGAATTTAGCAGGTATTGGATCGAAAAACATGGCCATGGCCCTATGGAAAAGATCTGGCGGTATTTGACTTATCTGCGGCGTAAAGCTTAGAACAAAAAAGTTAAGATTAAAGTCTATTCACATTTTAGTCCAATTAGTTCATAATTTTTTCACGATTACATCATTTATCCAGCGATACAAAAAAATTTAAAATCTCTTATATGACGGAGTGCAAAAGCCCTATTTTTAATTAGTTAAAAGTAGGGCTTTTGCACTAATTGTGACTAAAATGTTACACTGTGCATAGTTAACAAAAGCAATATTTAATATAGTTTTACATAAAATAAGGGGCAAACTTGACGAAAGTCAGGGACGCAAAGCCACGGGTCTAAAGCTTTTTTTGCCATGATCGCCGGGCTGCCAAAAGATGAAGAGTTTTTATATTCATCTTTTGTAAGATATATTGGTGATAACTGCCAATTTGTATCTTTGCTGCAGTTAATAAAGCCCCCTTGCTATCTTGGGGGCTTTTTAAATTGGCTAATTTTTTTAATCTATCTACAAGGAGGGTTATTTTATGTCAGGCAATTACACATCTACCAAAGTAAAGCAAGTTAACAATTTTACCAAAGGGCTTCAGTTTAAGCTAACCCTATCGATTATTGCAGCTTTTATACTAATTACTTTTGCCCGTACATTTTTCATTGAATTTGCCCGAAGTTTCACTGAAGAGACACTTATAATAAACATTTCTTCTGCCCTTGTCGCACTAATATTAGCTGGGTTTATTGCTTTTTTAATTATCAGATTTTTTTTAAAAAAACCTTTGGATTCTCTAACAGAGTATGGCAGCAGACTTGGCACTAATGATTTTTCTTATGCTTTGGATATTAATACTAAAGATGAGTTCGGTCATTTATGTGAAGTTTTTAACAGTACATCAGCTAACTTGTGTAAAGTTATTACAGAAGTTAAAGAAGCATCCGAAAGAATCTCCACCAGCAGTGAGCAGCTTGCTGCAAGTACAGACCAGATCGGGGAGTCAAGCGAAGAGATAAACTCAACCATCTATGAACTTGCAAATAACGCTGATGAACAAAGTAGAGAGATCTCCGATTCATCCCAGGCTATAACCGAAATCTTCAATAATATTAATACTGTCTATGAAAATTCTTTAGGGCTAAAAGAATCCACTAAAAAAGTAATCGAAACTGCCCAAAACGGAAGTAGTGTAGTTGATGAAAACTTAGATGCTATAAACAGTATCAAAGATTATACTGAAAGCATTGATAGCGCAGCCAAAAACTTAGAAAAAGACTCAGAACAGATTGTTAATATACTTGAGATAATAAGCGATATAGCAGAACAAACTAATCTTCTAGCGCTTAATGCAGCCATTGAAGCAGCAAGGGCAGGTGAAAGTGGCAAAGGTTTTGCTGTTGTAGCAGAAGAAATACATAATCTCGCTACTCAGTCACAAGAAGCTACCGAAAATGTAAGTAAGCTAATTAACAACACAAGAGAAAATACCAAAAAGACAGTTTCTTTGATTTCAAAAACATCAGAAGAAGTTAAAAAAGGAGTAGATATTGGCAATAAGACTCGAAATGAATTTGACGAAATTATTAATGAAAACCAGGACAATTCAAAGCAAGTTGACGAAATAGCCTCATTAATCAATGATATTTACAGCGCTAGCAAAGAAGCCGGTACTAAACTAGAAGAAGCGACTAGCAAAGTAGAAGAATTCGCCTCAGGTGCTGAAGAAATATCCAGCAGTGTGGAGGAACAAAACGAAGGGATAAATGAGATTAAAAACGCAACAAAAGAATTATCGAATCTAACAAAAGAACTAAGTGATTTGGCAGTTCAGTTTAAGACAGAATAGTCAAGATTTTTATAATAATAATTTAATAAAACTCCTACCTACACCTACCTGCATATTAGCAAATAATAGCTGGCTATCTAATGAGTTATCTAATAAATAGCCAACTATCTGCTAGATGAATGCGGGTAGTTTTTATGTAGATTTTTTAGATCTTTTTAAAGCCTCTCTTCTTTTGTAAAACGCAAAGACAAGAGACTTCCAACCAAACCAAAGACCACCCCTAGTACAATTACTAAAAATATTACAGCGGGCAAAATCTCCGCCGTATTAGGTATAGGAACAAAGGGCACAGAAGCAGTAATAATTCCCTGGCCATAACTTAGTACCCCAAAGCTAAGAACAGAAGCAAAAACACCGCCAAGACCTCCAAGGATTACACCTTCAATAACAAAGGGTAGGGATATGAACCCTTTTCCCGCTCCAAGTAGTCTAAGCATGTTGATCTCGGATTCTTTTGATAGGATACCGAGGCGAATAATCTGGGATGTGATTATCATGGTTGTAACCCCAACTATCAGTGTCAAAAAGACTCCTATATATCTTATCATGTTAGATAAGGACTGAAACTGGCTAATTATCTCTTCATTATCTCTCACATAGTCAACCCCTGATATTTGATAGAGTTCATCTGTTAGCTCTGGTAGCCTATCCGGATCAACACTAGTGGAGAAGAAAGGATCAAAAGGATTGTCTCCCATCTGGGCCAAAACTTCTATCTCATCACCCATCATAACTTCCATCTGCTGGTATGCTTCTTCACTGTCAACATGACGTGCCCCAAGTACTCCATCTTTGTTCAAAATAACCTCTTCTAAATTAGCGATCTCTTCATCAGTTAGTTCCTCATCATAAAAGATAGCCATCTCAGCATCCTGCTGTATATGGGTTATAATCTCTTCACTTGACCACCAGCCGACAAATACAACTGCCAAAATCAAAAGAGAAAGTCCAATGCTTACGATAGATGCCAAGTTAAGCAGAGGGCTTCTTTTAAAACCCGATAAGCTTTCTTTTAGGAAGTAGTTAATATTCATTAATATTATCTTCATCAAGCAGTTACCACACTTTCTTTAGTTAATTTGCCGTTTTCTAGGTAAAGGGTCCTTAGGTTCAGCTCAGAAACCAAATGTCTTTCATGGGTTGCGATTATCACTACCCTATCCTCATCTC
The Natranaerofaba carboxydovora genome window above contains:
- a CDS encoding SLC13 family permease, encoding MDEKQKRMTFGAIGVIIGLIIAFLPPPEGLDQQGMLVLGIFAGAIIFMALDVFPEWISLLLMAFLFVAVADIPIGTAFDGFSSPVGWLTIAALTLATALRVTNFAQRLALWMLKVLPGNYFGQSLALVIGGIFLSAAVPSSAPRNTVITLPTMGISKAFGFADQSKESTGLGMSAYTGASVLGNVAFLTACGSQVAIYGMLPEHVQADVPWALWTLYALPLVIILFAAMVPLLNKMYSPDSKAEVSKEYVEEQLKEMGPMGKKEKTAAIIALVTVLAWLSGIVTGLDEAMVAIGAMVAILVFNVLEPPEFISKVPFHLWFLVSIILGISPTLASVEVDEWIASILIPLLEPLLYSPYVFLLAFFFVALLLRLIIPSLSVPGILLITSLGGVAESAGISPFVLLLVYVLVSNHWLMPHLNPTRYLIMYSVSEGTLFTHKQARPFAFLYLAIALIAAMVTIPYWQLMGLIQ
- a CDS encoding benzoate/H(+) symporter BenE family transporter, whose protein sequence is MIEKGVGFKNTLRDLKNDFDRHNLGAGIVAAIFGLSAGVVHISAANSVGLPSDFTMIWVTALYFINGLFGVLVASYYRQPLPMANSFPGVFLFVAFVANAGLAPTLGGTLVAGFLAFLIGFSGAMGKIMRFTPTPIVMGMISGILLSFGLDLVTPLEDSFLPAALMIGTYLLIQRFYPKFPAIVGALITGVIYMFIVGVDFTGVSLMTNYPRFSVPEFDISVILSYGIPLTIILVGVETPAGVGLLKAAGYKKSPANGITAANGIGTMVSAFFNLHNTCIAAPMTAITSSPEAGKLDKRWVSAVLVGLIWMAAAPFYGSLVTLFEIMPPFFINIIAGLALLKVLVSTFGNAFGTGGHTIGALFAFLIAASEIELLNIGAPLWSLVIGILVSLILETKDFDFNFADA
- a CDS encoding uroporphyrinogen decarboxylase family protein; translated protein: MNDYEKRLARYQATCRLETPDRLPIGATGSNYYAEIYAGYSKQETIYESDKLIDAQVKFCEDFPEVDVLRAGGRVWGPLLDSVGANFYKLPGKELSPNTQFQYIEEERMKADEYDFFMDNPVEFFMDRILPRTLDDYDRSGSTRSYITFLKGGMAFMDKLKLNAQIAQTLENKCGMPQPFKGGFLAPFDFLADGLRGLNGIMMDLFRRPDKVKEACDWLVPQTVRTALMGADPERKFPIFVPLHRGNTPFLSPKQFENFYWPSLKKTLQILIDAGYQVRCYLEGDWSYNWHHFRELPKGSVICDIDNQGDIFKAYKDLGGHQCIAGGVHDNIFILSSPEEVKEKVKTLCEKIGQDGGLLITGGCAFPYDTKPENFKAYIDTMKAYATIDENKKLEVKSPAPPSKDIKSILADYGYTNLDKTVITPWEVKKEEIGDILGDEEPIKNAWEKYETIAYHWLWSWTW
- a CDS encoding ASKHA domain-containing protein, which translates into the protein MEVETNKNNKAKVYIVPMEIEVEINKGKTIIEALDKAGVMVEATCGRKGTCGKCRVKILSPPPTITQQFNPAEKKHLTDKELEEGITLSCIRKVQEDMIIEVKDTIDDKDNKNKTTSNKINNKLKNQIKKEVQHDLEIQRLKNLELDSNIQKLKVKLSDTNGLLELESKEINSSEFDRIVEPLRERADLKADIDVGYIGLDVLQKLPETIFTEDEITAVINTENNNRVINFEKGDTTGKKYGIVIDIGTTGVKGYLADLNKKEILSYDSMLNFQVTYGGDIISRLNYAVENKENSKTLQDLVLKSINKVLDRLIHISGVNKEYIYETVVVGNTTMLHLFLDIVPTHTNSLVYKPIIKHQVILNSREVGLNILPSHSSIIVLPSISATVGADALAVTMTLLMDKNGLRKAGKWAIIDIGTNGEIIIFDNEKIITCSTAAGPAFEGGKIKHGMRVKEGAIREVKINKNANSKTNALKLDVIGESDPVGISGTGIVSAISEFLINGIVEKNARIKNPEEWPTKIRKLLEDRYVNNNGEVSFVLSISPEITITQQDIIEIQLAKGAINAGIMTALKERDISIEDLDGIYVAGALGSHIDREYLINTGILPPVDIEKIIPIGNAAGEGGLLFLNSRNERKLAYNLANEIEAINLAIHQGFKKTFSRSLYFPTT
- a CDS encoding DUF418 domain-containing protein, whose translation is MQSLGERVEVVDAVRGFALLGVLIANVGVFTHNIGDINSYAVSFYEIFVLNNFYVIFSMLFGLSFYIFMAKPKNSKVTFLRRVTILLFFGFIHLTFFWHIDILHAYAITAYLLIFFYDMDLKSIKFWIVGLFFVDMFFEAYLSSEILTNYLLQPTSSSLIDTYYTATYAENLSITFENLSNVLANTVVEVPHYLFLFLIGLYIGKSGIYAKTSERFDDIYRTSIYSLIVVLLSSLSWGVLAINETTDEYLVDPATNIFNLALGIFYVTFIVILYQQYSQSYIFDRFRAVGKMTLTNYLSHSVIYLILFYDFNLGLHNEFPKLLVPLIALPIFFLQAEFSRYWIEKHGHGPMEKIWRYLTYLRRKA
- a CDS encoding methyl-accepting chemotaxis protein, translated to MSGNYTSTKVKQVNNFTKGLQFKLTLSIIAAFILITFARTFFIEFARSFTEETLIINISSALVALILAGFIAFLIIRFFLKKPLDSLTEYGSRLGTNDFSYALDINTKDEFGHLCEVFNSTSANLCKVITEVKEASERISTSSEQLAASTDQIGESSEEINSTIYELANNADEQSREISDSSQAITEIFNNINTVYENSLGLKESTKKVIETAQNGSSVVDENLDAINSIKDYTESIDSAAKNLEKDSEQIVNILEIISDIAEQTNLLALNAAIEAARAGESGKGFAVVAEEIHNLATQSQEATENVSKLINNTRENTKKTVSLISKTSEEVKKGVDIGNKTRNEFDEIINENQDNSKQVDEIASLINDIYSASKEAGTKLEEATSKVEEFASGAEEISSSVEEQNEGINEIKNATKELSNLTKELSDLAVQFKTE
- a CDS encoding cell division protein FtsX; protein product: MKIILMNINYFLKESLSGFKRSPLLNLASIVSIGLSLLILAVVFVGWWSSEEIITHIQQDAEMAIFYDEELTDEEIANLEEVILNKDGVLGARHVDSEEAYQQMEVMMGDEIEVLAQMGDNPFDPFFSTSVDPDRLPELTDELYQISGVDYVRDNEEIISQFQSLSNMIRYIGVFLTLIVGVTTMIITSQIIRLGILSKESEINMLRLLGAGKGFISLPFVIEGVILGGLGGVFASVLSFGVLSYGQGIITASVPFVPIPNTAEILPAVIFLVIVLGVVFGLVGSLLSLRFTKEERL